In Cyclopterus lumpus isolate fCycLum1 chromosome 5, fCycLum1.pri, whole genome shotgun sequence, the genomic stretch AAAGTCTGCTGGCACACTGAAAAGTTTGCTTCACAATTctacgagcagcagcagcagcagcatggaaTAACTACAAGAGGAACTGAAGCAGATTGTGGCTATGGACAGATTACTCATATCTCAAGAGGAAAGATCACAGAGTACCCTCAACCCCAGGTGTTTGATGCACAGGTGATTTCTGGGAAGTGCAGTGCGGAAAAACCGTTACGAGCACTTGGCAtcaaagatggagaaaaaaattaataatttaaaatatctgcaaacaggaggaggaatgttacacacacacacacacacacacacacacacacacacacacacacacacacacacacacacacacacacacacacacacacacacacacacacacacacacacacacacacacacacacacacacacacacacacacacacacacacacacgaaagaaTCCTAGTTTCTAACCATAATGAGGCCATGGCATTGAGCCATAGATATATGCAGAACAGGCTATCTGTCAGTGTCGGCATCAAACTCCTCTTTAGGCGTCCGTCCCTCTTTTCACCTTCATTACCGGGCGTTGCGGACCATTTTGGGGGCCAGAGCATCGGGACACGAAGGGCGCCTCGACCCTAAACTTAAGACGGCTGCGCTCACGACGCCTTGTTCAGTTGCACCAAAGACGGAATTGCAAGACGCCGGGGTAAATTACGATACACAAACATACGCACGACAtacactccctctcacacacgcGGAACCCCACGGACGTTCTATCATTCTCGAGCTAGCACTGGGACAGACGCGGCGCTAAGTTGGAGCGACGAAGAGGCGGCCGCTGCTcattgaagaaagaaagacaggatGCCTGCGCAGACCGGGCAGCGGTCCGTCAGCAGCTGGCCCGCGCCGAGAAGAGTTCCCAGcgttaaaaacaacacaacaacaacctgtTACACCCTCCCTCCTGTCTTCTCGCTGTCTCTTCTCATTCTGGGATCTGCAGGGCCATGACCGCAGGTTTGGTCTTGAAGTACTGGTTGAAACGCAGCACGGCGTACCTGCAGGACAGAAGAGCAAAGAGgcgctgaaggaggaggaggaggaatccGGCCTCAAGTTTGAATTGATGAAgtttgaaactgtgtgtgtgtgtgtgtgtgtgtgtgtgtgtgtgtgtgtgtatgtgtaagggAATGGAAACTAGAACGACAGTTCAGTGGAGGACAATGTTTCGCTGACAAATGTTGATGAAGTTGAGTtatttgtcccttttttaaaatcacattcaACACCCTCTAAATCACAAGACCACTTGTAGTGCCCGCCCACGCACAAGTTGCACCAATCAAGTTACAGTACCGACATTGTGAGAAGCACTGACGTAGGGGGCGCTGTCCTAAATAAAAAGtgacaaagacagaaacaaaactcaaacaaaacacacacagcgagtACTACTGCGCTGGGTCCTGACAATTGTGCTGCTTTGATGCCTGACATTTGCAGGTCAGGTTTGGGTGTTGATTGGTGCATATTTATGCCGGTTGGCTCTCAACAACTCGGGTGGAAGCGGTTATTAAAAAACCATAAACCCCCTGCAGTCCAAAAGTCAAAACtcgatttaaaaaagaatggaTGTCTTTTCCAAAATTCACAACATGAATTCATCCAGCAatcatccatgtgtgtgtgtgtgtgtgtgtgtgtgtgtgtgtgtgtgtgtgtgtgtgagacaagcTTGTGGGTAGGAAGTGTTaagatggcaaaaaaaaaaaaatgaaagacttGGCTTTTGGTTTGAGTCTTTTATAATGCTTCGTTTAACCCACACGGACAGATTACTTTCAGACATAACAGTCCGACCTATCCCGTCCTACGGGGAGGGGGGTTCGCCACACCCAGCTCTAAaattgtccacacacacacacactcacccggCGACTTACCCGAGGAAGTCAAAGTCGATGGTGGAGTACTTGGCCTGGATGAGCGCCCAGAAGCCCCAAAAGAAGTGAGAAGCCTTGAGAGAGACATGAATCAGAGATCAGGTAAAGCAAAGTATTGTGAGacactggagtgtgtgtgtgtgtgtgtgtgtgtgtgtgtgtgtgtgtgtgtgtgtgtgtcaaattcCTCCTCACCAGAGCAAACTTGTTGACCTGCACGTAGAGCGTCTCCAGCTCTCGCGGGCTGACCTCCTCCGTTTTCTTGGTGAAGAGTTTGTATGCCTCCAGGTACACTTTGAGCCAGTCCATCTGCATCTCCCGACTGGGGTACAGACCGTAGTCCAGCTCCGCCATTCCTGACCAAGCACAAGGACAGGCACAGTTGTATGATAAGCCGCGGGTGAGCgtgaaaaaataaactaaaaacattCAGAGGTTTCGCCGAACCTGCAAATTCATTGAAGTGGTTGCCGATGTCGAAGGCCTGGTAGTTGTAGCTGGAGTACTCGTAGTCGATGAAGCGAACGTGACCTGAGAGACGACAAGAGGACGCTGAAAATTGATTTCAATGTAAATCCGTATGACACCAAATACACATTATAGGAAAATAACTATACTTGACATGAATTAAATAAACcgatatgtatgcatgtattgtTCAGCttccaaagaaaataaaactagCCCATGCTTTGCCACTCAGTACAACTTCTCATTTTCAACAACCACCCCCGCCCTCCAACAGAATTCAGATTCTCGCCCCTGCAGCAAACCTCTCGCCAAGGAGCTTACCCTCTTTTTCATTTTGGATGATGTTCTTGCAGAGCAGGTCATTGTGGCAGAGCACCACGGGGGAGCCCAGATTGGAGAGATGCTCCTTCATCCACGCCatctcctgctccagcaccACCTTACTGGGAACCTCCTGCTGGATTCTGGACAAGGAGCGCAGAGAGACAGGGATAGTAgtcagttttgttgttgttgttttttttttttacacacaaacacacagttttcCTCTCGTACTGTTGTGACAAATATGCAAACATGAGTGTCGACAAACAATGCGGGGCTAAACGAGCGTTTAACAGCCGAGACAGAGCTTGTGTGACTTGTCTGGGATTTTTGCCACCAACACCAGTTGGTCCCGAACCATTACGCACAGCTGATCCTTGTCTTTGGCCTCATCATCACAAAACAGGGGCAcgcatgaagaaaaaaaaacaacaactgagaACAACAAACGACACACAGGCTCAGCGGGGCTCTGGGCGCTGCTGGCACTGGGGGAGAACGGTTACAGAGAAACAAGCTCTCGGTGGACACCTGTCGTACTGCGGAGTCACTATGGCAACACTGCTGTGTCTCCTTTTGAAGTTTTCAACTGTGATTCTAAATCATACGATTAACGGTTTACTGTCTCCATGAATGTATGACCCACACCTACTGAACATTCACATGTCTGACCTGTGTTTGGCCCCGGTCATGTGGAGAAAGTGGCCCTATGGGCTAGTGGACAAAGGGTTAAGTAGCTGACCAGACTGCCGTGCCGAGCAGAGACCCCTGTGCTAACTGTAATGGGCTTATATGGCTTAATCCAAAATCAGCTTGACACggaggctacacacacacacacacacacacacacacacacacacacacacgcacacatgcacacacacgcacacccccCAACGATTCAATCCCTGCCTGCTGTGTGGCAAAGATATCACACGGAGGAGGCCAGCGTGTTTCGTCATCTCAGCTCAAATTATTCGGTATCACATAGGAATATTATTAATTTGATCCCTGCCAGTCTTTCGGAAAAAAATTGACAGCAACAAGTGTCTGCTGTCAGGACCGGGACGGTCTggctgtgtctgtctgcgtaaCCAAGGAGGAGAGCACAGTGACCCGATACACTGAGCTGAGCAAACATCTGCTGGCCCGCCGCATGCCTCTGACTCCCTAATCCAGTCGGCTATTATTGTTACAGTTATATAAGCCACATGCCGAACTTAATTTAATAGCCATCAGAACAAAGATATGAGCTGTGAGTTGGGCAGCTGGCCAGGTTATGAAACACTCTACCTTTGCCGGCTCCAAGGGGTCCGGTGCCGAGATGGAAAAACCGAGCCATCTTCAGCCTGAACTCTTGATGAAAGTTCCGTCAAATACTCATAACGGCAAATGCACCGGCCTCATACTGTATGTAGTGTCAGCCCAGGAGTCAGAAGTTGTTTGGATAGGTTCTAGGACCTGGGTGATAATTGTGataattatttataaaatatgttgATCTATCGTCTTTCAATGGAATCATGTCGCGATGAAATCATGCATCAAGAATATCGTGATACACAATTACATTGTCTATGAACTGATAACAGCAGGAACATTTCTCACGAAAATCGGATAATTTTGCACCAAAGTTCTATATGATGAACTCACGTATTTAAAATCAGACAGAATCCAGAAATGGGCTTtaccatgtggttatttcataCAGACTATTTATGACCAGATTTGGTAAGAAGCAGTCAGATTTATAAATCACATCCGCTTTCCTATTTTATGCTTGGCGATAACTACATTAATAGTATACCTGGAGTTATGTCTTGTGAATTATGGTAATGACCTCTGACTGCTTGTTAACAGGAAGCATTTATGACATGAGATGAAAACAAATAGGAAATGTAAATGAGAAGGCAGGTTTAACCGGCTGCGTGTGTCGCTGCTCAGTCAGTCAACTGTGGCAGCAAGGCAACTTTCTGTGTGACTGCTCCGTTTACAATACAGCCAGTGTGAAAAGGTTTAAATagaaagcagcagcagtattgcatatatctgtatttgtatctttttgGGAGGAGAATAAcaaaatatgtgttgttgttttttctgatgGCGAGGTAAAGCAAGGTGCATCCATACAAATTGTATTATTAACGGCTTAGTTGTTTAAGGGGCTAAGAAGTGCGGAATTGGATTGATATCGGCAGATACTCCAGGTTGCGGTACTGGACATGAAAAAGTGATATCAAACCAAATCTGCTCGTCAGCACTAAACACCATGCACTGCTCATAGGAATGTTTCTAGGTTTGCATTTAAACTTGCTAATGGCGCTACAAGAAAAGTAAGCGGAGCGCTAAAGGATTCATCATCTGGGAACCAAAAatgtctgtaaaaaaacattcctgATAATCCATTCAATAacttttgagatatttcagtctgctGGACCGACGGGCCAACGTTTCCATGTCTACAGTAGTCATTAGTGTTGTAACGGACCACTGTACGGATCCCCCCTCGTGGTTCAGCACGCATGTGAACGGCGGATTAATTACAAAGTTTAGCGTAAACCATCCCGGTATAAAATTAAAGTTTCACTGGCGACCAGGACGCTAGTAAAACTATGCTTTTCTAGACGCCGATCTCTAAACAtaatattgtctgtgtgtgtgagtgagccaAACAAAAACTTGCGAGGAGCCAGATCTCACCTAACGTTGGAGGCCTGGTCGGTGAACTCCGTGGCCACAAGGGAGAAGTATTTTCGCATCTTGATCCAGAGGTTGGGTTTGGGGATGCAGCCGTTGTGTGCATGGATGCCGTGGATACGAGCCATCTCCCTGGCTATCAGTCTGAGGGGTGACGAAAAGATACACAAGGTCATCGTGGTGACTAGATTTGAACATGACTGACTATCCTGATTTTGCCTGAAATCATCGAAAGGTTTCTGGGAAGTCAACTGAGTACACcgtgtaacacacacatagctcatgtgtttttaaaaagccaacaACTAGGACAATGTGTGTTACCAGATTGGTTGTACTGATCGCTTCGGGCACATTGCGATGATCGCTGTAGTAATAATGTGACGTGAGCAGCTCTCTTCGTTTTGCGATGTTTGCATGAGACTCGAATGCATTTGCCTCATTTGCCTTACTGTGTGACTTCGAGGCCTCTGCATTGTACAAGTAGTTTGTGTCTCAACGTGGAACGTAGAAAACCTCGGACGATTCCGAGCACAATCGCACAATTCTACCGTCTCCTGGCTATGTCTAAATCCAGAGTTGCCTCGTGACTACCGTGTCCCCGACCTGAGCAAGGAAGGATCCCTGACGTCCTGCGTCCCGAGGGCGTCCCCCTGCATGAACTCGTAGCAGATGCCGTTCTGAAAGGTGCAGTAGAGGCGAGGGGCGCAACCGTTAGCATGTAGCACCTAAAGGAGACCCGAGgaatacaacatttttaaaaaatcagatgacgaggcattttttttattcacaggaGAGCACGACCCTTCGCGCTACCTGAAAGCTCTTGAGCTCGTTGTCTCGGTCTACAATCAGCTCGGTCTTGTGCCCGTATACCCGGACCAGGACCACATCCTCTGGACTGTCCTCCACGTAGCAGCCCACAAGCTTGTTGGTGGTTCCGTCGGtgaagagctggaggaggaaaaaaagacatgagAGGGACCCCTGACTGCACAGCACCACTGTGGCTCCCAGGAAAAACATCTGGAATTTGTTCTCTCAATCTATCGGATGTCTTCAGCTCAGGACCAACGGCGCAGACACCATACAGCTCTGACCTACATGGGATAAATGTTATCACATAGCAGCATTCTTAACTGGATCACTGTCACGTGTGCCTCCTTTTATCCTgaggttttttaaatgtaatttaacaatgaacattttatttgacacattcaatcatttaaaaactaatATTGTATATTAAGTGTAATTTATATATTGATGTCCTAATGATGCAGTTATCATACAATAGATTAAGTTACTGTATTGGTTTATtacagggtatatatatatatgcatactaGGCAGAGATCCTACAGTCTGCAGGTGTCGTGAATGCAGCACGTTAAAACGCACAGGACTGACGAGCATCCAAAGCTCCCGCTCGTCCTCAACGCAGAAAGGGGGGAGTGGCGGATGCAGTTGGGTCTGGGTCGTCTAACCACGCCTTCCCACGCTGACCGCAGACGGAACCACTCAACTTATCTGCAGGGTGGTCAACAAGTTAAGGCCAACGCCTCTTTCAAAAATGAAgagcaagcaaaaaaaaaaaaaatccctctcTGTCTAAACCTAAATATGTGACATCACTCCAGTGAAAAGCAGCAGGGCTAGTCCATCCCACTGCAGTGAGCACAATAACCTCACCCTGCCggcaccccccctccccccaaacgCTCACTCAAACATATCTGACATTCCACACGTGGCTGACCACAAAGATGGGCGCACAGGCATCCGTTATCACCACATACACCCGGCTCTGCCGGTCACCTTTGCCACCACGACATGATCCCTTCTCCCCACCACACAATGCGCCGCTAAGGCCGGCAATCAATACATCGACAGACAGCGATAAGCTTGGACCCAGACAGAAGTAAACATTCAGCCATATACCGCTTGAcgctttatttttttctttcttctcttcttcccatGAGTGAGTTTGTGCTCCGATCACAAGGCCTCCGAGGCGGAGGTGAATCATTTGGCCTTCAGCATGAGAGAGCTGTAAGAGGACACTGTTGCTCTGTTGCCGTTGGCACAGTCTGCTGTTTTCTTGAACTCTGTGTGCAATGTTTGGAAATGGAGAATGTTGTATTCACAGCGAAAGCCTTCCTGCCCAGGTGGCTGATCCTTCTGCTCGCCAACACATTTAGCGTTTCCCGCTCCCATCAAAACAACGATCCCCTCACAAACTCaaccaaaaaacacttttaattatttttatttttttttacattaatctTACAATCTTCTTGCTCTACTCGTTTTCCTGCCGTGACCGTGTTGGTTGCCAACTTCGTATGGAGGTCTGTTAGAACAAACACCTGTCTGTGTGGAGGTGGTCACTGAGAAAAAGCTCTGCCGGTCTGGCCTGTAGTGGTCGAGGTAAACAGCGTTACGTGCTcggctgcaggtgtgtgtgtgtgtgtgtgtgtgtgtgtaagggtggCGTGTCGGACCCAGAGAGAGCTCGGACAGCGGGCGGTGAACACGTGTTGGTTGGTCATTTGACAcattcaatcatttaaaaactaatATTGTATAGtaaatgtaaactgtatattGATGTCCTATCAATGTCCTAATGATGCAGTTATCATACAAAAGTTACTGTATTGACTTATTACAGGctatatatgcacacattttTACACTACATGTTAACGTCCTAGTAACTGTTCATAACAGCAACGCAGACCTTGAAAGCGCATGCTAGGCGTCGCAACGAATGTCCGAGACTTTGATCTTGCCACGATGCATCACTCACTTGATCATTTTACGAGGGTTCAATTATGCATTTTCTACTTCCTTCGAGCCCTATATCATGTGGATGGAAGccgcgtgtctgtgtgtgtgcgtgtcccacTGGTTTGCTGATCGCTTGCTCGGTCAGCGCTTTAATTGTTTCTACATCTGGGCTCAAAAAGGATCGATGGTGGGTGTGGTTTGTCTGGAGAAGTTTTGATACTTATTAAAAAGGTATCGAGTACCAATAACCCCATTAACCCGGTAATTGTCCTTAACATGAATAAACAGGTATAGAATATAACAATGAGTTTGTCGCATTGCAAGACGTATTGCTCTTCATCACATCACCGCAAAACAATTTGATATGCATCATTATCTGCTCTTGCATTTTACACGCCCTAAGGTGTCCTGTAAGTGCAGAAGAAATGGACTTAAATATGCTAATTGTGCAGCCAAGTTATCTGTGCTGTCCTGGTTTTTATTACACACACGTTTTTTGTCCAGCATATGTTCCTCGGTTACAAACCCTGGACTGATCCTGCTCTTTATTATTAAACTGACGAAGTATAATGTTCAACTGGAGCATGAAGGAAACTGATGGCAGAATGCCAGCCACGGATTAATATGGTACTTTAAAAGAGAAGCAGAAGTACGTTGGGAAGGGGAGGAAAAATATTTGGATCAATGATTCTGTTAATGCCTTATAGTAACCATTTTAAGGAATGTTAGATTTATAACTCTTGTATGTAGGTGCGACTTTTCTATTTGCTAAATGCTATTAACATCTGCAACAATTGGTCGGTTTTCATTCCAAGTAATATTCCCTTCCCAAAATGACGAATTAAATGAACCACTCCACCTACAGGCCCACCGACCAGGGTGCAAGGTGACTCACAGACCATTTTCTGGTACTAAAATGTATTCAGTTGTTTGTACTTTTAACGTATATGAGGTGCCAGTCTGAAGGTTTATCGTTTGTTTATTAACCGGGGCCCCTGGTCAACCATATCCAACAAAtgttttacttaagtaaaaataataactaaACCTATCCCATCTATGATACTGTGAGTGCATCTGACCGTGAACGCTCCATCATGTATAACAGGACTGTTCCACCCCTGCTAGGTATCAGATGTGCACTACGTTAATGTTTCTATTTCATACTGCACTGACGTTGATCCACACTGGGAGTAAAAGCACCTGCCAAAGAGCGCAGATCAGAATTGCAAAGGCGGTCTTCATAAAAGGTGTGTCTGCTCCACCATCCGGCTcgacccaaaaaaacaaaaaacacgcaTCACGTCACCAGCTGGCCGTGACTCTCGGCGTCCGTGCTGTATTTGGTGACGCATGCTGTGTACTTTGATGCGCGCGGAGCGTCCCGTGGCAGAAACGTGTTGCCTTTAACTTCCTTTCCAGTTAAACTTACTTGCTGACGTCAGCTTGCTAGCGCAGAGCGTCTCGCTAGCTCAGCTAATGGTTCCATGTTACCTTTTGCTCACAATACGGCAAACCAACCCGTTAAAAACACGAGACTTGCTTAATGTTTCGTCGCCTCGGAAGGGGCGTGTAGGTgagggttttcttttctcccgttgtttttgttgaaattatTTGACGGTAGATAACGCTTCCACGGCCCTCCTCCCGGTGATGCTGCGGAGCTGTCAATCTGAATCCTAGCCTAGCACGCGCTGCACGGCTAGCTTAGCGGATAACGTTACCTTGGTCCTGACGTCGCTCGAGTCCCACGCCGGTCTCAGCTCCTTAATGAGCTTCATCGCGCCCTCCGTCACGTTGTGTTCGTCCACGAAAATGGGGATTTTTCGAATTACCGGCGACCCGACAGGCACGTGTATCTGCGTCTCCATCCTGCAGCGGCCGTTTATCTCCAACGCTAAGCTCCGAACCCTTCAGATATGTCCTAGAAATTGCGGCATACAAAGTGCTGCTTGGTTTATGGAGTCGCTAAAGGCT encodes the following:
- the etnk2 gene encoding ethanolamine kinase 2 isoform X1, with amino-acid sequence METQIHVPVGSPVIRKIPIFVDEHNVTEGAMKLIKELRPAWDSSDVRTKLFTDGTTNKLVGCYVEDSPEDVVLVRVYGHKTELIVDRDNELKSFQVLHANGCAPRLYCTFQNGICYEFMQGDALGTQDVRDPSLLRLIAREMARIHGIHAHNGCIPKPNLWIKMRKYFSLVATEFTDQASNVRIQQEVPSKVVLEQEMAWMKEHLSNLGSPVVLCHNDLLCKNIIQNEKEGHVRFIDYEYSSYNYQAFDIGNHFNEFAGMAELDYGLYPSREMQMDWLKVYLEAYKLFTKKTEEVSPRELETLYVQVNKFALASHFFWGFWALIQAKYSTIDFDFLGYAVLRFNQYFKTKPAVMALQIPE
- the etnk2 gene encoding ethanolamine kinase 2 isoform X2, translating into METQIHVPVGSPVIRKIPIFVDEHNVTEGAMKLIKELRPAWDSSDVRTKLFTDGTTNKLVGCYVEDSPEDVVLVRVYGHKTELIVDRDNELKSFQNGICYEFMQGDALGTQDVRDPSLLRLIAREMARIHGIHAHNGCIPKPNLWIKMRKYFSLVATEFTDQASNVRIQQEVPSKVVLEQEMAWMKEHLSNLGSPVVLCHNDLLCKNIIQNEKEGHVRFIDYEYSSYNYQAFDIGNHFNEFAGMAELDYGLYPSREMQMDWLKVYLEAYKLFTKKTEEVSPRELETLYVQVNKFALASHFFWGFWALIQAKYSTIDFDFLGYAVLRFNQYFKTKPAVMALQIPE